Proteins co-encoded in one Natrinema sp. CBA1119 genomic window:
- a CDS encoding gamma-glutamyltransferase family protein — MDIDLDRFTSRRSTVHANRGMVATSQPLAAEAGIEILRDGGNAFDAAVATAAALNVVEPTSTGLGGDVFALYRTADGDVGAMRSCGGAPADATIETVRNALESEDDLSRYYPESRGYAVDGSATGDSVEMPFLGPYAVTVPGTARGWETTIQRFGEKTLHDALQPAIHYASEGYPVSEVIAHDWTGAEDLFTDEHARAAFLTDGNSPEAGETVTLPRLGESMRLIAERGADVVYEGEIADAIADEVQSKGGFLTVDDLAAFEPEFVDPVSTTYNGTEIYELPPNNQGLIALEALNIAEEIGAGDHAYDSPERTHALVEALKLAFVDGHRYVTDPEFQEIPPLASKAYAAERATAIGERAIADPAVGVPNADAEDADTVLLSVADEDGNLVSFINSRFAGFGSGLVAGETGIALQNRGASFSLDPDHPNSLEPGKKPFHTLIPALANFGEDDWAAFGVMGGYMQPQGHLQMIANLVDYDLPLQAALDAPRWRYRESGTLGVEERFPNQTKLARKGHDVGVLPPSMFGGAQIVRKRGETLSGATEPRKDGTVTGY, encoded by the coding sequence ATGGATATCGATCTGGATCGGTTCACATCGAGGCGGTCGACGGTGCACGCGAACCGCGGCATGGTTGCGACGAGCCAACCGCTCGCGGCCGAAGCGGGGATCGAAATACTTCGAGACGGCGGGAACGCCTTCGACGCCGCCGTCGCGACGGCCGCGGCGCTCAACGTCGTCGAACCGACATCGACCGGACTCGGCGGCGACGTCTTCGCCCTCTACCGAACGGCGGACGGTGATGTCGGAGCGATGCGCTCGTGTGGCGGTGCGCCCGCCGACGCGACGATCGAAACCGTTCGGAACGCACTCGAGTCCGAGGACGATCTCTCCCGGTACTACCCCGAATCGAGGGGGTACGCCGTCGACGGGTCGGCTACCGGCGATTCGGTCGAAATGCCGTTCCTCGGTCCTTACGCGGTGACCGTTCCCGGAACGGCCCGCGGCTGGGAGACGACCATCCAGCGATTCGGCGAAAAGACGCTCCATGACGCCCTCCAACCGGCGATTCACTACGCGAGCGAAGGATACCCGGTCTCCGAAGTGATCGCCCACGACTGGACGGGTGCCGAGGATCTGTTCACCGACGAGCACGCTCGAGCGGCGTTCCTGACGGACGGAAACAGTCCGGAGGCCGGTGAGACGGTGACGTTGCCCCGCCTCGGTGAGTCGATGCGATTGATCGCCGAACGCGGTGCCGACGTCGTCTACGAGGGTGAGATCGCCGACGCGATCGCCGACGAAGTTCAGTCGAAGGGGGGCTTCCTGACCGTCGACGACCTTGCAGCGTTCGAACCCGAGTTCGTCGATCCCGTTTCGACGACGTACAACGGGACGGAAATCTACGAACTCCCGCCGAACAACCAAGGGCTGATCGCCCTCGAGGCGCTGAACATCGCCGAGGAGATCGGTGCCGGCGACCACGCCTACGACTCGCCCGAACGGACGCACGCGCTCGTCGAGGCGCTGAAACTCGCGTTCGTCGACGGACACCGCTACGTGACGGACCCCGAGTTTCAGGAGATTCCGCCGTTGGCATCGAAAGCATACGCGGCCGAACGAGCGACCGCGATCGGTGAGAGGGCGATCGCGGACCCCGCGGTCGGCGTTCCGAACGCCGACGCGGAGGACGCCGACACCGTCTTGCTGTCCGTCGCCGACGAGGACGGGAACCTCGTCTCGTTCATCAACTCCCGGTTCGCCGGCTTCGGCAGCGGACTCGTCGCCGGCGAGACCGGCATCGCCCTCCAGAATCGCGGCGCGTCCTTCTCGCTCGATCCCGACCATCCCAACAGTCTCGAGCCGGGCAAGAAACCGTTCCACACGCTCATTCCGGCCCTCGCCAACTTCGGCGAGGACGACTGGGCGGCCTTCGGCGTGATGGGAGGCTACATGCAACCGCAGGGGCACCTCCAGATGATCGCGAACCTCGTCGATTACGACCTGCCGCTGCAGGCGGCGCTTGACGCGCCGCGATGGCGGTACCGAGAGTCGGGAACGCTCGGCGTCGAAGAGCGGTTCCCGAATCAGACGAAACTCGCCCGGAAGGGCCACGACGTCGGCGTCCTCCCGCCGTCGATGTTCGGCGGGGCACAGATCGTCCGGAAACGGGGGGAGACGCTGTCCGGCGCAACGGAACCGCGCAAAGACGGCACTGTCACCGGCTACTGA
- the tcuA gene encoding FAD-dependent tricarballylate dehydrogenase TcuA encodes MQRKEYDVVIVGCGIAGITAGLRAAERDLSVALLEKAPKENRGGHTQFTESFRIPTADIDLDVEFNVEDYTAADFYSDIMKVTHYRADQDLAEVVTREAAGMFEWLTAHGVEWEYQAPHPGYTAGRVWLDGEEMIDELVPILEEKGVDVHYRADARDVIRGDDGAAAGIEAFVDGQRTRFEADATILAAGDYGSSKEKRTRYYGPGYGNMKVRGSRYNTGEVIEAAMDVGAKSDGEWGDAHMAIIDAGSPDVEGGITRIDGYQYGLILNHDGERFVDEGEDARAHTYAKFGRRIFEQPHHEAFIIVDSKVVDDVAHMGPSRAITADSIESLAHRVDIENVERAVETVDEYNAACDPESIGDHDPEVLDGNATEGLELPKSNWALPLDEPPYTAYPVTGGMTFSFGGVAITPDAEVLDTTDTVIPGLYGAGNVTGGLFYNNYPGGTGLTNAAVFGKVAAETAAEYVSQ; translated from the coding sequence ATGCAACGTAAAGAGTACGACGTCGTTATCGTCGGATGTGGCATTGCCGGTATCACTGCCGGACTGCGAGCAGCGGAACGGGATCTCTCCGTCGCGCTCCTCGAGAAAGCCCCGAAAGAAAACCGCGGCGGTCACACGCAGTTTACGGAATCGTTCCGGATTCCGACCGCTGACATCGATCTCGACGTCGAGTTCAACGTTGAGGATTACACTGCTGCTGACTTCTACTCGGATATCATGAAAGTAACCCACTACCGTGCGGATCAGGATCTGGCGGAAGTGGTAACCCGGGAGGCCGCGGGGATGTTCGAGTGGCTGACCGCTCACGGCGTCGAGTGGGAGTATCAGGCACCCCACCCCGGATACACCGCCGGCCGCGTCTGGCTCGATGGCGAGGAAATGATCGACGAGCTCGTCCCGATCCTCGAGGAGAAGGGAGTCGACGTTCACTACCGGGCCGATGCCCGAGACGTGATCCGGGGAGACGACGGTGCCGCGGCCGGTATCGAAGCGTTCGTCGACGGCCAGCGGACGCGTTTCGAAGCTGACGCGACGATTCTGGCAGCCGGTGACTACGGCTCGAGCAAGGAGAAACGGACGCGCTATTACGGCCCGGGATACGGGAACATGAAGGTCCGCGGAAGCCGGTACAACACCGGTGAAGTCATCGAAGCCGCGATGGACGTCGGTGCGAAGTCCGACGGTGAGTGGGGCGACGCGCACATGGCAATAATCGACGCCGGCTCTCCCGACGTCGAGGGCGGAATCACCCGTATCGACGGCTACCAGTACGGACTCATCCTCAACCACGACGGCGAGCGGTTCGTCGACGAGGGCGAGGACGCACGAGCGCACACGTACGCGAAATTCGGTCGTCGGATCTTCGAACAACCCCACCACGAGGCGTTCATCATCGTCGACTCGAAGGTCGTCGACGACGTCGCACACATGGGCCCGTCCCGAGCGATCACCGCCGACTCGATCGAGTCGCTCGCTCACCGCGTCGATATCGAAAACGTCGAACGCGCCGTCGAAACCGTCGACGAGTACAACGCCGCCTGTGATCCGGAATCGATCGGCGACCACGACCCCGAAGTCCTCGACGGCAACGCCACTGAGGGCCTCGAACTGCCCAAATCCAACTGGGCGCTCCCGCTGGACGAGCCACCGTACACCGCGTATCCGGTCACCGGCGGGATGACGTTCTCGTTCGGCGGCGTCGCCATCACCCCGGACGCGGAGGTGCTCGACACCACGGACACCGTCATCCCCGGCCTCTACGGCGCCGGAAACGTCACCGGCGGGTTGTTCTACAACAACTACCCCGGCGGAACCGGATTGACGAACGCTGCCGTCTTCGGCAAAGTCGCCGCCGAAACCGCAGCAGAATACGTTAGCCAGTAA
- a CDS encoding aldehyde dehydrogenase — protein sequence MSTSDANRLYIDGEFVEPSSNEWFGSTDPYTDEEWIEIPRGLAADVDRAVSAAHEAVFNSEWAELTQTERGEYLTELADVLEERGERHAEMEVRDNGKPIREMSSQHEAIPDWYRYYAGLADKIHGETIPVHKPDKHVYTEKEPVGVVGAITPWNSPTMLATWKLAPALAAGNAVVLKPDEKTSASALALAEAIDEAGFPDGVVNVVTGFGDEAGEALVSHDLVDKISFTGGSDTGSYIASQAGKTFKQTSMELGGKSPNIVFPDANLENAINGALAGIFSAAGQSCSAGSRLLLHEDIHDEFVAELATRAEEIELGDPSDPNTEMGPLASDEQFETVASYVDIAKAAGSTLVTGGEPVTIDGCDRFFQPTIFTDVDNDDRLAQEEVFGPVLAVIEFGSESEAIDLANDVDFGLAGGVWTEDIRRAHRVSSAIRAGRIWVNNYGNSSFTAPQGGYKESGWGRENGVDGIEEYLETKTVWVELDEETDDKFA from the coding sequence ATGTCGACAAGTGATGCCAACCGTCTGTACATCGACGGCGAGTTCGTCGAGCCGTCGTCCAACGAATGGTTCGGAAGTACCGATCCGTACACGGACGAAGAGTGGATCGAAATTCCGCGCGGGCTAGCTGCTGACGTCGACCGCGCCGTCAGCGCTGCGCACGAGGCCGTTTTCAACAGCGAGTGGGCGGAACTGACGCAGACCGAACGCGGCGAATATCTGACCGAACTGGCCGACGTACTCGAGGAACGCGGGGAACGCCACGCCGAAATGGAGGTGCGAGACAACGGGAAGCCGATCCGGGAGATGAGCAGCCAACACGAGGCGATTCCGGATTGGTACCGGTACTACGCCGGTCTCGCGGACAAGATTCACGGCGAAACGATCCCCGTACACAAGCCCGACAAACACGTCTACACCGAGAAAGAGCCGGTCGGCGTCGTCGGCGCGATCACACCGTGGAACTCGCCGACGATGCTGGCGACATGGAAACTCGCGCCGGCGCTCGCGGCCGGTAATGCCGTCGTCCTCAAGCCCGACGAGAAGACATCTGCGTCGGCGCTGGCGCTTGCCGAAGCGATCGACGAAGCCGGCTTCCCTGACGGCGTCGTCAACGTCGTTACTGGGTTCGGCGACGAGGCCGGCGAAGCGCTCGTTTCACACGACCTCGTTGACAAAATCAGCTTTACAGGCGGCTCGGACACCGGCTCGTACATCGCGAGTCAGGCCGGGAAGACCTTCAAACAGACCTCGATGGAACTCGGCGGCAAGAGTCCGAACATCGTCTTCCCCGATGCCAATCTCGAGAACGCGATCAACGGCGCGCTCGCCGGCATCTTCTCCGCGGCTGGCCAATCGTGTTCCGCGGGATCACGACTACTCCTCCACGAGGACATCCACGACGAGTTCGTCGCGGAACTCGCGACGCGAGCCGAGGAGATCGAGCTCGGCGATCCATCGGATCCGAACACGGAGATGGGGCCGCTGGCGTCCGACGAACAGTTCGAGACCGTCGCGTCCTACGTCGATATCGCCAAAGCGGCGGGATCGACGCTCGTGACGGGCGGCGAACCGGTGACCATCGACGGCTGTGACCGGTTCTTCCAGCCGACGATATTCACCGACGTCGACAACGACGATCGCCTCGCCCAGGAGGAGGTCTTCGGTCCGGTGCTCGCCGTCATCGAGTTCGGCTCCGAATCCGAAGCCATCGACCTCGCAAACGATGTCGACTTCGGCCTCGCAGGCGGCGTCTGGACCGAAGACATCCGTCGAGCGCATCGGGTGAGTTCGGCCATCCGCGCCGGGCGGATCTGGGTCAACAACTACGGCAACTCGAGCTTTACTGCCCCGCAGGGCGGATACAAGGAAAGCGGCTGGGGGCGTGAAAACGGCGTAGACGGGATCGAAGAATACCTCGAAACGAAGACCGTCTGGGTCGAACTCGACGAAGAGACGGACGACAAGTTCGCGTAA
- a CDS encoding thiamine pyrophosphate-dependent enzyme: MSDRAETEYPTQYDCTEVITETIPDDGVIVSNLGVSSWTLSAVDDRDRNYYMKGAMGTTTSVGLGLALSRDEQVTVLDGDGSLLMSLGSLTTVSRQDPSNLVIVVMDNSEFATTGGQPSLADETDLADVAEDCGLAGYDVESLEELEAAYEAAMDHPGPALVNCRLITTELEEYPDPDYAHSFLKHRFRTALLDDGTE, encoded by the coding sequence ATGAGTGACCGAGCCGAGACCGAGTACCCGACGCAGTACGATTGCACGGAAGTCATCACTGAAACGATACCCGACGACGGCGTGATCGTCTCGAATCTCGGCGTCTCGTCCTGGACCCTTTCCGCGGTCGACGACCGCGACCGGAACTACTACATGAAAGGTGCGATGGGAACGACGACGTCGGTCGGACTCGGCCTCGCACTCAGCCGGGACGAACAGGTGACGGTTCTCGACGGCGACGGCTCCCTGCTGATGTCGCTCGGGTCGCTCACAACCGTGTCGAGGCAGGATCCATCGAATCTCGTAATCGTCGTTATGGACAACAGTGAGTTCGCGACGACCGGCGGCCAGCCGTCGCTGGCCGACGAGACCGATCTGGCCGACGTAGCCGAGGACTGCGGACTCGCCGGCTACGACGTCGAGTCGCTCGAGGAACTGGAAGCCGCCTACGAGGCCGCGATGGATCATCCCGGTCCCGCGCTCGTCAACTGCCGGCTGATCACGACCGAACTCGAGGAGTATCCAGACCCGGACTACGCTCACTCCTTCCTCAAACACCGCTTCCGGACCGCGCTGCTCGACGACGGGACGGAGTAG
- a CDS encoding FAD-dependent oxidoreductase codes for MTTDESDGRSPSVAILGGGVIGISTAIYLELSGYNTTAYTDRIPFETEPEPAFATPYAAASVQPASVTMRDLPRVFAASQDVFRLLADAGSMGVRRQPHFVLSETDRPDPEYAPAVDGFDRVSDLEASPRRPAADTVFGWRFDAYFAEMPVYMRRCYALYRAIGGTITNRSLTRTEFLDRPEDVLVNCTGLRATELFDDPRPFRAEVGHQVTADGLPPVRDASGTLFSYKYFPDEDAIGGDLAGEVYAYPRMDTLVLGGSRIVADVEPTDRWEGELEVATRTIDGVTVPARIVETNAELLEAYAGVDLRDADLTGRYGYRPVRDPDGDGVRLERERIDGRPVVHNYGHGGAGVTLSWGSAAETASLVREVIEPAPRSVDVDREFAVAERLAAMIDGER; via the coding sequence ATGACCACAGACGAGTCCGACGGCCGTTCTCCGTCCGTTGCGATCCTGGGCGGTGGCGTTATCGGCATCTCGACGGCGATTTATCTCGAGTTGAGCGGTTACAACACGACGGCGTACACGGATCGCATCCCGTTCGAAACTGAGCCCGAGCCTGCCTTCGCGACGCCGTATGCCGCAGCGTCGGTACAGCCTGCGTCGGTCACGATGCGGGACCTTCCGCGCGTCTTTGCGGCGTCACAGGACGTCTTTCGCCTCCTCGCCGACGCCGGTTCGATGGGCGTTCGCCGCCAACCCCACTTCGTCCTGTCCGAGACGGATCGTCCTGATCCGGAGTACGCGCCTGCCGTCGACGGATTCGATCGTGTCTCCGACCTCGAGGCGTCCCCCCGCCGACCGGCTGCCGATACCGTCTTCGGCTGGCGATTCGACGCCTATTTCGCCGAGATGCCGGTCTATATGCGCCGGTGTTACGCGCTGTATCGTGCAATCGGCGGGACGATTACGAACCGGTCACTCACACGGACGGAGTTTCTCGACCGTCCCGAAGACGTTCTCGTGAACTGCACCGGACTCCGGGCGACCGAGTTGTTCGACGATCCGCGGCCGTTCCGCGCGGAGGTCGGTCATCAGGTAACCGCCGACGGGCTCCCCCCTGTCCGGGACGCGTCGGGGACCCTGTTCTCGTACAAGTACTTCCCCGACGAGGACGCGATCGGCGGCGACCTCGCCGGTGAGGTGTACGCCTATCCCCGCATGGACACGCTCGTCCTGGGTGGCAGTCGCATCGTCGCCGATGTTGAACCGACCGATCGGTGGGAGGGCGAACTCGAGGTGGCGACTCGTACGATCGACGGCGTCACCGTCCCTGCGCGAATCGTGGAGACGAACGCGGAACTCCTCGAGGCGTATGCCGGCGTGGACCTGCGTGACGCAGACCTCACGGGTCGGTACGGCTATCGGCCGGTACGCGACCCCGACGGCGACGGCGTTCGGCTCGAGCGCGAGCGGATCGACGGACGCCCGGTCGTTCACAACTACGGCCACGGCGGTGCCGGCGTTACCCTCTCGTGGGGATCCGCCGCCGAAACGGCGTCGCTGGTTCGAGAAGTCATCGAACCGGCCCCGCGATCGGTCGACGTCGATCGGGAGTTCGCCGTCGCCGAACGGCTCGCGGCGATGATCGACGGGGAGCGATAG
- the lhgO gene encoding L-2-hydroxyglutarate oxidase, whose translation MPYDVAIVGGGCVGCSAAKHLAERSDLDICILEKEHHLAQHQSGRNSGVLHPGFNYEPGSLKARFATEGTARLKAYAREKEIPLEEFGVVVVAQDETEAARLDDLEAQAEQNGVDAEIIGPDELAEREPHADGIAALYCPEAASIDSQKYLYALATEIERLGVDFYMGHRVERVRPTESGHAIETSNGTVTARYLVNAAGLYADRIAHQLGVGTEYQVVPFRGEYYELVPEKRHFCETMVYPTPDPDLPFLGVHYTRRTDDKVIVGPNAVLAFGREAYRNTQFDLGEFVDTLRYKGFQKLIADPQMLEVAWNELNKSYRKSEFVTASQRLIPGVREADFRRSYAGIRAQVVSDRGELVTDPVVERGPDSLHVLNLVSPGLTSSLPFGDFLTDRVLADIEG comes from the coding sequence ATGCCCTACGACGTTGCCATCGTCGGCGGCGGCTGTGTCGGTTGCTCGGCGGCCAAACACCTCGCCGAACGATCGGACCTGGATATCTGCATCCTCGAAAAGGAACACCACCTCGCACAACACCAGAGCGGCCGTAACTCCGGCGTTTTGCACCCAGGATTCAACTACGAACCCGGTTCCCTGAAGGCTCGATTCGCTACCGAAGGGACGGCCCGGCTCAAGGCCTACGCCCGCGAGAAGGAGATTCCGCTCGAGGAGTTCGGCGTCGTCGTCGTCGCACAGGACGAGACCGAAGCGGCGCGTCTCGACGACCTCGAGGCCCAAGCCGAGCAAAACGGCGTCGATGCCGAGATCATCGGCCCCGACGAGTTGGCGGAACGCGAGCCCCACGCCGACGGCATCGCCGCGCTCTACTGTCCCGAAGCGGCGTCGATCGACTCGCAAAAGTATCTGTACGCGCTCGCGACCGAAATCGAGCGCCTCGGCGTCGACTTCTATATGGGCCATCGCGTCGAACGGGTTCGACCGACCGAATCGGGCCACGCTATCGAGACGAGTAACGGGACCGTCACCGCGCGATACCTCGTGAACGCCGCCGGCCTGTATGCCGACCGGATCGCCCATCAGCTGGGCGTGGGAACGGAGTACCAGGTGGTCCCGTTTCGCGGCGAGTACTACGAGCTGGTGCCGGAGAAGCGCCACTTCTGCGAAACGATGGTGTATCCGACGCCCGACCCCGACCTGCCGTTCCTCGGCGTTCACTACACGCGACGCACCGACGACAAAGTCATCGTCGGCCCGAACGCCGTCCTCGCGTTCGGACGCGAAGCGTATCGAAACACGCAGTTCGATCTCGGGGAGTTCGTCGATACGCTCCGATATAAGGGATTCCAGAAGCTCATCGCCGACCCGCAGATGCTCGAGGTCGCGTGGAACGAACTCAACAAGTCTTACCGGAAATCCGAATTCGTCACCGCGTCCCAGCGGCTGATCCCCGGCGTTCGCGAAGCCGACTTCCGACGCAGTTACGCCGGAATCCGAGCGCAGGTAGTCAGTGACCGCGGCGAGTTGGTAACCGATCCGGTGGTCGAGCGCGGTCCCGACTCGCTACACGTGCTCAATCTGGTCTCGCCCGGTCTCACGTCGTCGCTCCCGTTCGGCGACTTCCTCACCGATCGCGTGTTGGCCGATATCGAGGGGTAA
- a CDS encoding Ldh family oxidoreductase has product MPRVQRPALESFTEALLVALDTPESLAPDVADSLVTADLRGHSSHGVRQLVSKYAGEITEGKIEPTAVPRIEREGEPWALVDGELAYGQLAGKLAVDTAIDRADEYGIGLASLKRVSHIGRVGEFAERACEAGMAFVGFVSNPGSAWVAPPGSAQRRFSTNPIAIGIPTFGALEFPLVADLSTAQVAHGKIKERAASGESVPDEWLVADSGESMTDPATFEASGEGAIFPLGGRTAGYKGFNLSVMSELLTANVADGTVSGMSDVIWGNHATFFVVDLEAFTARERIADRAAAIADYVRSTDFSADLSPGAAANGDETLLPGEAEHTATVRCRDDGVPFSSADAESLVELARREGVTEDAIPAAFR; this is encoded by the coding sequence ATGCCTCGAGTACAGCGCCCAGCACTCGAATCGTTTACCGAAGCACTGCTCGTCGCACTCGATACGCCCGAGTCGCTGGCACCCGACGTTGCCGACTCGCTCGTAACGGCCGACCTCCGCGGGCACAGCTCACACGGCGTCCGACAACTCGTCTCGAAGTACGCCGGCGAGATAACGGAGGGAAAAATCGAGCCGACCGCAGTGCCGCGCATCGAGCGGGAGGGCGAGCCGTGGGCGCTCGTCGACGGAGAACTGGCGTACGGCCAGCTCGCCGGCAAACTGGCCGTCGATACGGCGATCGACCGCGCCGACGAGTACGGTATCGGCCTCGCGAGCCTGAAGCGCGTCTCCCACATCGGTCGCGTCGGCGAGTTCGCCGAGCGCGCCTGCGAGGCGGGGATGGCGTTCGTCGGGTTCGTCAGCAATCCCGGCAGCGCGTGGGTAGCGCCGCCCGGGAGCGCGCAGCGCCGGTTTTCGACGAATCCGATCGCCATCGGGATTCCGACGTTCGGGGCGCTTGAATTCCCGCTCGTCGCCGACCTCTCGACGGCACAGGTCGCCCACGGCAAGATCAAGGAGCGGGCCGCCAGCGGAGAGTCGGTTCCCGACGAGTGGCTGGTCGCCGACTCCGGCGAGTCGATGACCGATCCGGCAACTTTCGAGGCCTCCGGCGAGGGAGCGATCTTCCCGCTCGGCGGGCGAACGGCGGGGTACAAGGGATTCAATCTCAGTGTAATGTCCGAGTTGTTGACCGCGAACGTCGCGGACGGCACTGTTTCGGGAATGTCCGACGTCATCTGGGGGAACCACGCGACATTTTTCGTCGTCGACCTCGAGGCGTTTACCGCTCGGGAACGGATCGCCGATCGAGCCGCTGCGATCGCCGACTACGTTCGTTCGACGGACTTCTCTGCCGACCTCTCACCCGGTGCCGCAGCGAACGGCGACGAGACGTTGCTCCCGGGCGAAGCCGAGCACACCGCGACCGTTCGGTGTCGAGATGACGGGGTTCCGTTTTCGTCCGCTGACGCCGAGTCGCTCGTCGAGCTGGCCCGTCGCGAAGGTGTCACCGAAGACGCGATCCCGGCTGCGTTTCGGTGA
- a CDS encoding MFS transporter, translating into MAVNKNDRAIAGFTMAGHSLVHWFETSIPIFLVVWLAEFDVSVAVLGIIIALGYAPFGIGALPGGVLADRFGPKRLIFLCLVGMSASFLVLALATSIYMIAIGLICWGVAASVYHPAGLALISTGVEERGTVFAWHGIAGNAGIALGPFAAATLLIIVGQWQLVAALLAIPGLAAAVYGLRADFDPTAAAAAAEDDTDADGSEPLSLSEFLSNSRILFTSAFAAVFVIVTFEGLFYRGMLTYLPEILHGLPAMDDLTLSAGLEGIEPGDYIYVGLLVVGMAGQYAGGKLTDRIPVERGLIAIFAVLCVLALVFVPVTSMGLVPIIVLCAVLGFFLFAIQPFYQEAVAVHTPADTRGLSYGYTYLGEFGFGAASIAIGGFVLGGFSTAVFFAVLASFAFIGMALAAGLVVALDRTDWWQPNLPDADSSD; encoded by the coding sequence ATGGCTGTCAACAAAAACGACCGCGCGATCGCCGGCTTCACGATGGCGGGTCACTCGCTGGTCCACTGGTTCGAGACGTCGATTCCGATCTTCCTCGTCGTCTGGCTCGCGGAGTTCGACGTCTCGGTCGCAGTGCTCGGTATCATCATCGCGCTAGGGTACGCACCGTTCGGGATCGGCGCGCTCCCGGGTGGCGTTCTGGCCGACCGATTCGGGCCGAAACGACTTATCTTCCTGTGTCTCGTTGGGATGAGCGCATCGTTCCTCGTGCTTGCACTCGCGACATCGATCTACATGATCGCGATCGGGCTGATCTGCTGGGGAGTCGCTGCGAGCGTCTACCATCCCGCTGGGCTCGCGCTCATCAGCACCGGCGTCGAGGAGCGGGGAACCGTCTTTGCCTGGCACGGAATCGCCGGCAACGCCGGTATCGCCCTCGGGCCGTTCGCTGCAGCGACGTTACTGATCATCGTCGGTCAGTGGCAACTCGTCGCGGCGCTTCTCGCGATTCCGGGACTCGCCGCCGCCGTCTATGGGCTCCGGGCCGATTTCGACCCGACTGCTGCCGCTGCCGCGGCCGAAGACGACACCGACGCAGACGGCTCCGAGCCGCTTTCCCTTTCTGAGTTCCTGTCGAACTCGCGAATACTGTTTACGAGCGCGTTCGCCGCCGTTTTCGTCATCGTCACGTTCGAGGGACTGTTCTACCGAGGGATGCTCACCTACCTGCCCGAGATCCTCCACGGGCTGCCGGCCATGGACGACCTGACGCTCTCGGCCGGTCTCGAGGGAATCGAGCCGGGTGATTACATCTACGTCGGTCTCCTCGTGGTCGGAATGGCCGGCCAGTACGCCGGCGGCAAACTCACCGACCGAATTCCGGTCGAGCGCGGACTGATCGCAATCTTCGCTGTCCTCTGTGTACTGGCACTGGTATTCGTCCCCGTCACGTCGATGGGACTGGTCCCGATCATCGTCCTCTGTGCCGTACTCGGCTTCTTCCTGTTCGCGATCCAGCCGTTCTACCAGGAGGCCGTCGCGGTCCACACGCCCGCCGATACCCGCGGACTCTCCTATGGCTACACCTACCTCGGCGAGTTCGGTTTCGGTGCGGCGAGTATTGCCATCGGCGGATTCGTCTTGGGTGGGTTTTCGACGGCAGTGTTCTTCGCCGTTCTGGCCTCGTTTGCGTTTATCGGAATGGCCCTCGCAGCAGGCCTGGTCGTCGCGCTCGATCGGACCGACTGGTGGCAACCGAACCTGCCAGACGCGGACTCGAGCGACTGA
- a CDS encoding SDR family oxidoreductase produces the protein MDLQIDGNAALITASSSGLGKASAKALAREGVDVVINGRNEERLADAAEEIRAVATSEVVSQPGDLTNAADIENLVERTVSEFGRLDHLVTSAGGPPRVGPLDATEEDWYDAFDLLVLSVVRSVQAAEPHLAADGGGTITNITSRSVKQANAGNVLSSSVRMGVVGFEKTLSAELAPEIRANAVLPGSHETPRVMGSLEQAVEDGSYDSMDAALEDKTRPIPADRLGDPMETGDLVAYLSSPRSDFITGQAIVVDGGSMDSTF, from the coding sequence ATGGATCTACAGATCGATGGGAACGCAGCACTGATCACTGCATCGAGCAGCGGACTGGGCAAGGCATCGGCCAAAGCACTCGCACGGGAAGGCGTTGACGTCGTCATCAACGGACGGAACGAAGAACGACTCGCCGATGCGGCGGAGGAGATCAGAGCGGTCGCAACCAGTGAAGTCGTTTCGCAGCCCGGAGATCTGACGAACGCGGCTGATATCGAGAACCTGGTCGAGCGAACCGTCTCTGAGTTCGGTCGCCTCGACCATCTCGTGACGAGTGCCGGGGGGCCACCGAGAGTAGGGCCGCTGGACGCGACCGAGGAGGACTGGTACGACGCGTTCGATCTGCTCGTACTGAGCGTCGTGCGTTCGGTTCAGGCGGCGGAACCACATCTCGCAGCGGACGGCGGCGGAACGATCACCAACATCACATCACGCTCCGTAAAGCAGGCGAACGCGGGAAACGTCCTCTCGAGTTCGGTTCGAATGGGAGTCGTCGGATTCGAGAAAACGCTCTCGGCGGAGCTCGCACCCGAGATTCGGGCGAACGCCGTGCTTCCGGGTTCACACGAGACGCCCCGAGTGATGGGATCACTGGAACAGGCGGTCGAGGACGGATCGTACGATAGCATGGACGCGGCCCTCGAGGACAAAACCCGACCGATTCCGGCCGACCGACTGGGCGATCCCATGGAGACTGGTGATCTGGTTGCATACCTCTCGTCCCCGCGCTCCGATTTCATCACCGGGCAGGCCATCGTCGTCGACGGTGGGTCCATGGATTCGACCTTCTAA